The Inquilinus sp. Marseille-Q2685 genome has a window encoding:
- a CDS encoding calcium-binding protein yields MTQTLNGTIGNDSLTGTDPGNAANPDGIDIINGGAGDDTLLGLGGNDTIQGGLGADYMNGGDGFDTLSFANATAGVGLALNAFGVAGEVVGDTMIGFEAVIGTAFNDQIAGDGGANYIDTGAGNDYIQLSGGADTMIAGDGYDLLDGRVYGTAIDVNLTTGAGQLGVAGCTFSGFELVLGTNFNDIQTANLDLGTGLVGFNGDDILNGANGDDGLVGDNYAGIIVAGGTDTLNGGAGNDSLEGGQFGDVLNGGIGSDTTIYYGSGAAVTINLATGAASGGEADGDMLTDIENVNGSGFNDVLIGSTATNTLYGWNGDDLLHGSAGADTLDGGDGTDTATFAASAAAVSVNLATNANTGGDAQGDTLVNIENVTGSGSNDILVGSTAANVLDGGNGNDVLDGGAGADTLQGGTGIDTASYALSNAGVLADLTFGGNSGGYAQGDVLQNIENLVGSAFDDTLRGDVGANAIDGGGGNDQIAAYGGADTINGGAGIDTVYYDNAAVIVNLATGQGFGGDAQGDTFQNVENVVGSAFADTLIGDASANALIGGDGDDTIRSGAGNDVVSGGNGNDQINAYDGADAINGGAGIDTVYYDASTVGVMVNLATGAGAGGDAQGDTLSGVENLIGSGFADRLYGDGSANALSGGGGDDQLRGGAGADTLNGGAGSDFANYQGSAAAVVVNLLTGAVSGGDAAGDTLSSIENLYGSSFAAQLTGNDARNIIGGELGNDTLAGLGGDDSLSGEAGDDTLDGGDGADRLVGGAGIDTIRGGIGNDSVDAGSEADQVFGEAGNDTILGGAGNDQLDGGDGSDTLEGAAGADTLAGGAGIDTASYAGSAAGVSVNLATGAASGGDAAGDTFSGIEQVIGSGFADTLTGDSGANTLWGMAGNDVLAGGSGADMLRGGAGNDRFVYAAVTDSTVAAAGKDAILDFTTGDRIDLSMIDADGNAANGDTAFTFGTGGVFTGIGQIRVLAFADNRYGVYLETTGNRVEDAIITVTSDHALTAADFVL; encoded by the coding sequence GTGACCCAGACCCTCAACGGCACCATCGGCAACGACAGCCTCACCGGCACCGATCCGGGCAATGCGGCCAACCCCGACGGCATCGACATCATCAACGGCGGCGCGGGCGACGACACGCTGCTCGGCCTCGGCGGCAACGACACCATCCAGGGCGGCCTGGGCGCCGACTATATGAACGGCGGCGACGGCTTCGACACGCTCAGCTTCGCCAACGCCACCGCGGGCGTCGGGCTGGCCCTGAACGCCTTCGGCGTTGCGGGCGAGGTCGTGGGCGATACCATGATCGGCTTCGAGGCCGTGATCGGCACCGCCTTCAACGACCAGATCGCCGGCGACGGCGGCGCCAACTATATCGATACCGGCGCCGGCAACGACTACATCCAGCTCAGCGGCGGCGCCGACACCATGATCGCCGGCGACGGCTACGATCTCCTCGACGGCCGTGTCTACGGCACGGCCATCGACGTCAACCTGACCACCGGGGCCGGGCAGCTCGGGGTGGCGGGCTGCACCTTCTCCGGCTTCGAGCTGGTCCTGGGCACCAACTTCAACGACATCCAGACCGCCAACCTGGACCTCGGCACCGGCCTGGTCGGGTTCAACGGCGACGACATCCTCAACGGCGCCAATGGCGACGACGGCCTGGTCGGCGACAACTATGCCGGCATCATCGTCGCCGGCGGCACCGACACGCTGAACGGCGGGGCCGGCAACGACTCTCTCGAAGGCGGCCAGTTCGGCGACGTGCTGAACGGCGGCATCGGCAGCGACACCACCATCTACTATGGCTCCGGCGCCGCGGTGACCATCAACCTGGCGACCGGGGCCGCATCCGGCGGCGAGGCCGACGGCGACATGCTGACCGACATCGAGAACGTCAATGGCTCCGGCTTCAACGACGTGCTGATCGGCAGCACCGCGACCAACACCCTCTACGGCTGGAACGGCGACGACCTGCTCCACGGCAGCGCCGGGGCCGACACGCTGGACGGCGGCGACGGCACCGACACGGCGACCTTTGCTGCGTCCGCCGCCGCGGTGAGCGTCAACCTGGCCACCAACGCCAACACCGGCGGCGACGCCCAGGGCGACACGCTGGTCAATATCGAGAACGTCACCGGCTCGGGCTCGAACGACATCCTGGTCGGCAGCACCGCGGCCAACGTGCTGGACGGCGGCAATGGCAACGACGTGCTCGACGGCGGCGCCGGGGCCGACACGCTGCAGGGCGGCACCGGCATCGACACCGCGAGCTATGCCCTGTCCAACGCCGGGGTCCTGGCCGACCTGACCTTCGGCGGGAATTCGGGCGGCTATGCCCAGGGCGACGTGCTGCAGAACATCGAGAACCTGGTCGGCTCGGCCTTCGACGACACCCTGCGCGGCGACGTCGGCGCCAATGCCATCGACGGCGGCGGCGGCAACGACCAGATCGCCGCCTATGGCGGTGCCGATACCATCAACGGCGGCGCCGGCATCGACACGGTCTACTACGACAACGCGGCGGTGATCGTGAACCTGGCCACCGGCCAGGGCTTCGGCGGCGACGCCCAGGGCGACACGTTCCAGAATGTCGAGAACGTCGTCGGCTCAGCCTTCGCCGACACCCTGATCGGCGACGCCAGCGCCAATGCGCTCATCGGCGGCGACGGCGACGACACGATCCGCTCCGGCGCGGGGAACGACGTCGTCAGCGGCGGCAATGGCAACGACCAGATCAACGCCTATGACGGCGCCGACGCCATCAATGGCGGCGCGGGCATCGACACGGTCTATTACGACGCGTCGACCGTCGGGGTGATGGTCAACCTGGCCACCGGCGCCGGCGCGGGCGGCGATGCCCAGGGCGACACGCTGTCGGGCGTCGAGAACCTGATCGGCTCGGGCTTCGCCGACCGGCTGTACGGCGACGGCAGCGCCAATGCGCTGAGCGGCGGCGGCGGCGACGACCAGCTCCGCGGCGGGGCGGGAGCCGACACTCTCAACGGCGGCGCCGGCTCGGACTTCGCCAACTACCAGGGCTCCGCGGCGGCCGTCGTGGTCAACCTGCTGACGGGCGCCGTCTCCGGCGGCGACGCCGCAGGCGACACGCTGAGCAGCATCGAGAACCTGTACGGGTCGAGCTTCGCCGCCCAGCTGACCGGCAACGACGCCCGCAACATCATCGGCGGCGAGCTCGGCAACGACACCCTCGCCGGCCTTGGCGGCGATGACAGCCTGTCCGGTGAGGCGGGCGACGATACGCTCGACGGCGGTGACGGCGCCGACCGGCTGGTCGGCGGCGCCGGCATCGACACCATCCGCGGCGGCATCGGCAACGACTCGGTCGATGCCGGCAGCGAGGCCGACCAGGTCTTCGGCGAGGCCGGCAACGACACCATCCTGGGCGGCGCCGGCAACGACCAGCTCGACGGCGGCGACGGCAGCGACACGCTCGAAGGCGCGGCCGGGGCCGACACGCTGGCCGGCGGCGCCGGCATCGACACGGCCAGCTATGCCGGCTCCGCCGCCGGGGTGTCGGTCAATCTGGCCACCGGCGCGGCTTCGGGCGGCGACGCCGCGGGCGATACCTTCAGCGGCATCGAGCAGGTGATCGGCTCGGGCTTCGCCGACACGCTGACCGGCGACTCCGGCGCCAACACCCTGTGGGGCATGGCCGGCAACGACGTCCTCGCGGGCGGCAGCGGCGCCGACATGCTGAGAGGCGGCGCCGGCAACGACCGCTTCGTCTACGCCGCCGTGACCGACAGCACCGTCGCCGCCGCCGGCAAGGATGCGATTCTCGACTTCACCACCGGCGACAGGATCGACCTGTCGATGATCGACGCCGACGGCAACGCGGCCAACGGCGACACCGCCTTCACCTTCGGCACCGGCGGCGTCTTCACGGGCATCGGGCAGATCCGGGTGCTGGCATTCGCCGACAACCGCTACGGCGTCTATCTCGAGACCACCGGCAACAGGGTCGAGGACGCGATCATCACCGTCACCTCCGACCACGCCCTCACGGCCGCGGATTTCGTGCTGTAG
- a CDS encoding MBL fold metallo-hydrolase, whose amino-acid sequence MDAPTLTYPHPTAPEPGVPVEVAPGLLWLRFPLPMALNHVNLWLLEDDDGWTLVDTGIGNAASREIWETLLAGPLKHRPIGRVLVTHMHPDHIGLGGWLCERFRAPLVMTLSEYASARATWSDDRPEVAAAHAAFYRASGLPPEAAEMVEARGNVYRRGVSPLPVAARRIRDGDTLAVGGRPWRVIVGEGHSSEMACLYDAERGILISADQVLPKISPNVSVWPSEPEADPLADFLRSLAVLRQLPAETLVLPSHGLPFFGLAERIDWLKAHHEERLALAREVCRTPATVAELMAAMFHRALDRQQMMFAVGEATAHLNRLVAAGELVRDTGGDGIWRYSRR is encoded by the coding sequence ATGGATGCACCGACCCTGACCTATCCCCATCCCACGGCGCCCGAGCCCGGCGTGCCGGTGGAGGTGGCGCCCGGCCTCTTGTGGCTGCGTTTCCCGCTGCCGATGGCGCTGAACCACGTCAATCTGTGGCTGCTCGAAGACGACGACGGCTGGACCCTGGTCGACACCGGCATCGGCAACGCCGCCTCGCGCGAGATCTGGGAAACCCTCCTGGCCGGGCCGCTGAAGCACCGGCCGATCGGCCGGGTGCTGGTCACCCACATGCATCCGGACCATATCGGCCTGGGCGGCTGGCTGTGCGAACGCTTCCGGGCGCCGCTCGTCATGACGCTGTCCGAATACGCCTCGGCCCGGGCCACCTGGTCGGACGACCGGCCCGAGGTGGCGGCCGCGCATGCCGCCTTCTACCGCGCTTCCGGCCTGCCGCCAGAGGCGGCGGAGATGGTGGAGGCGCGCGGCAACGTCTATCGCCGCGGCGTCTCGCCCCTGCCGGTGGCCGCCCGCCGCATCCGCGACGGCGACACGCTCGCGGTCGGCGGCCGGCCGTGGCGGGTGATCGTGGGCGAGGGCCATTCCAGCGAGATGGCCTGCCTTTACGATGCCGAGCGCGGGATCCTGATCTCGGCCGACCAGGTGCTGCCGAAGATCAGCCCGAACGTCTCGGTCTGGCCGTCGGAGCCCGAGGCCGACCCTCTGGCGGATTTCCTGCGCAGCCTGGCAGTGTTGCGGCAACTGCCGGCGGAGACGCTGGTGCTGCCCTCCCATGGCCTGCCCTTCTTCGGCCTGGCCGAGCGGATCGACTGGCTGAAGGCGCATCACGAGGAACGGCTGGCCCTGGCCCGCGAGGTCTGCCGCACCCCGGCGACGGTCGCCGAGCTGATGGCGGCGATGTTCCACCGTGCGCTGGACCGGCAGCAGATGATGTTCGCGGTGGGCGAGGCGACCGCGCATCTGAACCGCCTGGTCGCCGCCGGCGAGCTGGTGCGCGACACCGGCGGCGACGGGATCTGGCGGTACTCGAGACGCTGA
- a CDS encoding cupin domain-containing protein: protein MGIGQGRCIHGAHPRDVGRRRQAIVAQGRAAAAHAGTRSAAQAGSHLGPTRKEMWHHHPETDEAFLVLEGRLRIDFRDGAVTLGPGEMFVVPKGVDHKPCAEGEVKLVLIEPRGILNTGHEGGDRTAQNDVWI, encoded by the coding sequence ATGGGGATAGGTCAGGGTCGGTGCATCCATGGCGCGCATCCTCGCGATGTCGGGCGGCGCCGCCAAGCGATTGTTGCTCAGGGGAGGGCTGCCGCCGCGCACGCCGGTACAAGATCCGCGGCGCAGGCCGGGTCACATCTGGGTCCCACTCGGAAGGAGATGTGGCACCACCATCCGGAGACGGACGAGGCCTTCCTGGTGCTGGAGGGGCGCCTGCGCATCGACTTCCGCGACGGCGCCGTGACGCTGGGCCCGGGCGAAATGTTCGTCGTGCCGAAGGGCGTCGATCACAAGCCCTGCGCGGAAGGCGAGGTGAAGCTGGTGCTGATCGAGCCTCGCGGCATCCTCAACACCGGCCACGAAGGCGGGGACAGGACGGCGCAGAACGACGTGTGGATCTAG
- a CDS encoding aromatic amino acid lyase, with product MSHMPAADTAVLTLDGDSLGITALVRFAAGATRLALSDAAWDRIAEARGIVDRIVEAGVPAYGITTGFGSQKDFAVDPRRDAAFNLAVLTGHATRAPGRRAPAAVIRAALAIQLNGWARGWSGVRPALCAAQLARANAGVAPDVRTGSSIGASDIVAMSQLALPLVGRAADGPGADGLASAVPPLDGLAAKEAMSLLNSNALTLAAGALALAEAKRLLDALDLAAALSLEGFRGNPGAWSEPVERAHPQAGHAAAGRALRRLLENSALWQPGTARLLQDPLSLRCAPQIHGAARTALAWAWEAWEAALNAVADNPLIDRATGAAVSHGSMETTLLAVALDALRLAIGKAVEASGERVHKLQWPSFSGLPAGLAAEAGAAGGVQFLNLGHIAAAKVAAARIAAQPVSLQYRGQICDGVEDVGGMAPFAVEETERQLDAAWTAAAVEAAVAVWAIARRDLPVEGLGRGLRAPWQAIRPLLPIGREGEVAFDLGPVETWLRAWEAAPAGW from the coding sequence ATGAGCCACATGCCCGCGGCCGACACGGCCGTCCTGACCCTCGACGGCGACAGCCTCGGCATCACAGCACTGGTCCGCTTCGCCGCCGGCGCCACCCGGCTCGCCCTGTCCGACGCCGCCTGGGACCGCATCGCCGAGGCGCGCGGCATCGTCGACCGCATCGTCGAGGCCGGGGTGCCGGCCTATGGCATCACCACCGGCTTCGGCTCGCAGAAGGACTTCGCCGTCGACCCGCGCCGCGACGCCGCCTTCAATCTCGCCGTCCTGACCGGCCATGCCACCCGCGCCCCGGGCCGCCGCGCGCCCGCCGCCGTGATCCGTGCCGCGCTGGCGATCCAGCTGAACGGCTGGGCTCGCGGCTGGTCCGGCGTGCGCCCGGCCCTATGCGCGGCGCAACTGGCCCGCGCCAATGCCGGGGTGGCGCCCGATGTGCGCACCGGCAGCTCGATCGGCGCATCGGACATCGTGGCGATGTCGCAGCTGGCCCTGCCGCTGGTCGGCCGCGCCGCGGACGGGCCGGGCGCCGACGGCCTCGCCTCCGCCGTGCCGCCGCTCGACGGGCTGGCGGCGAAGGAGGCGATGTCGCTGCTGAACAGCAACGCCCTCACCCTCGCCGCCGGCGCCCTGGCCCTGGCCGAGGCCAAGCGGCTGCTCGACGCGCTCGACCTCGCCGCCGCGCTGTCGCTGGAGGGCTTCCGCGGCAATCCCGGCGCCTGGTCGGAACCGGTGGAGCGCGCCCACCCCCAGGCCGGCCATGCCGCCGCCGGCCGGGCTCTGCGCCGCCTGCTGGAGAATAGCGCGCTGTGGCAGCCCGGCACGGCGCGCCTGCTGCAGGACCCGCTGAGCCTCCGCTGCGCGCCGCAGATCCACGGCGCCGCCCGCACCGCCCTGGCCTGGGCGTGGGAGGCATGGGAGGCGGCGCTGAACGCGGTCGCCGACAACCCGCTGATCGACCGCGCCACCGGCGCCGCGGTCTCGCATGGCAGCATGGAGACGACGCTGCTCGCCGTCGCGCTCGACGCGCTGCGCCTCGCGATCGGCAAAGCGGTCGAGGCCTCGGGCGAGCGGGTGCACAAGCTGCAATGGCCGTCCTTCAGCGGCCTGCCCGCCGGGCTGGCGGCCGAGGCCGGGGCGGCCGGCGGGGTGCAGTTCCTCAATCTCGGCCACATCGCCGCGGCCAAGGTCGCCGCCGCCCGCATCGCCGCCCAGCCGGTGTCGCTGCAGTATCGCGGCCAGATCTGCGACGGGGTCGAGGATGTCGGAGGCATGGCGCCCTTCGCGGTCGAGGAGACCGAGCGCCAGCTCGACGCCGCCTGGACCGCGGCGGCGGTGGAGGCCGCAGTCGCCGTCTGGGCGATCGCCCGCCGCGATCTGCCGGTCGAGGGGCTGGGCCGGGGCCTGCGCGCGCCCTGGCAGGCGATCCGGCCGCTGCTGCCGATCGGCCGCGAGGGTGAGGTCGCCTTCGACCTCGGCCCGGTCGAGACCTGGCTCAGGGCGTGGGAAGCGGCGCCGGCCGGCTGGTGA
- the hutC gene encoding histidine utilization repressor, whose product MDPQPLTLTLGEPLPLYRRVKAMILRFIETGEWPENGRVPSENELVRSLGISRMTIHRALRELTEAGVLVRVQGVGTFVAGAKPEAPLMEIRSIADDVRARGHAHSATVVLVRPEAATAEAATRLEVAEGTTIAHSVLIHHEDRVPILLEDRLVRLDAAPHYLAQDFTRITPHDYLMQAAPMPDGEHVVEAVLAEPWEREHLRIGRHEPCLLVHRRTWSAGRLVSVARLLFPGSRYRIGGRFTSRPAPLPTP is encoded by the coding sequence ATGGATCCCCAGCCACTGACACTGACGCTCGGCGAACCGCTGCCGCTGTACCGCCGCGTGAAGGCGATGATCCTGCGCTTCATCGAGACCGGAGAGTGGCCGGAGAACGGGCGGGTGCCGTCGGAGAACGAGCTGGTGCGTTCGCTCGGCATCAGCCGGATGACGATTCACCGGGCGCTGCGCGAGCTGACCGAGGCTGGGGTGCTGGTGCGGGTGCAGGGTGTCGGCACCTTCGTCGCCGGGGCCAAGCCCGAGGCGCCGCTGATGGAGATCCGCAGCATCGCCGACGACGTGCGGGCCCGCGGCCACGCCCACAGCGCCACGGTGGTGCTGGTGCGGCCGGAGGCGGCGACGGCGGAGGCGGCAACGCGGCTGGAGGTGGCGGAGGGCACGACCATCGCCCATTCGGTGCTGATCCATCATGAGGATCGCGTGCCGATCCTGCTGGAGGACCGGCTGGTGCGGCTGGACGCGGCGCCGCACTACCTGGCGCAGGACTTCACCCGGATCACGCCGCACGACTACCTGATGCAGGCGGCACCGATGCCGGATGGCGAGCATGTGGTCGAGGCGGTGCTGGCCGAGCCGTGGGAGCGCGAGCATCTGAGGATCGGCCGGCACGAGCCCTGCCTGCTGGTGCATCGCCGCACCTGGTCGGCGGGCCGCCTGGTCAGCGTCGCTCGCCTCTTGTTCCCGGGCTCGCGCTACCGCATCGGCGGCCGGTTCACCAGCCGGCCGGCGCCGCTTCCCACGCCCTGA
- the hutU gene encoding urocanate hydratase: MTTATNRRVIRAPHGPEKSCRTWQTEAAMRMLMNNLDPDVAENPDELVVYGGIGKAARNWQSFDTIVRTLKDLAPDETLLVQSGKPVGVFRTHTDAPRVLIANSNLVPHWATWEHFRALEAKGLMMYGQMTAGSWIYIGSQGIVQGTYETFAEVGRQHYNGDLKGRWILTGGLGGMGGAQPLAATMAGASMIAVECQASRIERRLATRYVDRKAETLDEAMAIVREAKAQGKAISVGLLGNAAEIFPEIVRRAKNDPAWRPDAVTDQTSAHDPLNGYLPAGWTWAEAETRRQTDPEGVVRAAKESMAAHVRAMLDFHAMGIPTLDYGNNIRQMAQDVGVENAFDFPGFVPAYIRPLFCRGIGPFRWAALSGDPEDIYRTDQRVKELIPDDPHLHNWLDMARERIAFQGLPARICWVGLGQRHRLGLAFNEMVARGELKAPIVIGRDHLDSGSVASPNRETEAMQDGSDAVSDWPLLNALLNTASGATWVSLHHGGGVGMGYSQHAGMVIVADGTPEAARRLERVLTNDPGTGVMRHADAGYDIARDCAREQGLKLPMLEDDHG, translated from the coding sequence GTGACGACCGCCACCAACCGCCGCGTCATCCGGGCGCCGCACGGGCCGGAGAAGAGCTGCCGCACCTGGCAGACCGAAGCCGCGATGCGGATGCTGATGAACAATCTCGACCCCGACGTGGCCGAGAACCCGGACGAGCTGGTGGTCTATGGCGGCATCGGCAAAGCGGCCCGCAACTGGCAGTCCTTCGACACCATCGTCCGCACCCTGAAGGACTTGGCGCCGGACGAGACGCTGCTGGTGCAGTCCGGCAAGCCGGTCGGCGTCTTCCGCACCCACACCGACGCGCCGCGGGTGCTGATCGCCAACTCCAACCTGGTGCCGCACTGGGCGACCTGGGAGCATTTCCGCGCGCTCGAGGCCAAGGGGCTGATGATGTACGGCCAGATGACGGCCGGCTCCTGGATCTATATCGGCAGCCAGGGCATCGTGCAGGGCACTTACGAGACCTTCGCCGAGGTCGGCCGCCAGCACTACAACGGCGACCTGAAGGGCCGCTGGATCCTGACCGGCGGCCTCGGCGGTATGGGCGGCGCCCAGCCGCTGGCCGCGACCATGGCCGGCGCCTCGATGATCGCGGTCGAATGCCAGGCCAGCCGGATCGAGCGCCGCCTCGCCACCCGCTATGTCGACCGCAAGGCCGAGACGCTGGACGAGGCGATGGCGATCGTCCGCGAGGCCAAGGCCCAGGGCAAGGCCATCTCGGTCGGCCTGCTCGGCAACGCCGCCGAAATCTTCCCGGAGATCGTGCGCCGGGCGAAAAACGACCCGGCCTGGCGCCCGGATGCGGTGACCGACCAGACCTCGGCGCACGACCCGCTGAACGGCTACCTGCCGGCGGGCTGGACATGGGCCGAGGCCGAGACCCGCCGCCAGACCGACCCCGAGGGCGTGGTCCGCGCAGCGAAGGAGAGCATGGCCGCTCATGTCCGGGCGATGCTGGACTTCCACGCCATGGGCATCCCGACGCTCGACTACGGCAACAACATCCGCCAGATGGCGCAGGATGTCGGCGTCGAGAACGCCTTCGACTTCCCCGGCTTCGTCCCGGCCTATATCCGCCCGCTGTTCTGCCGCGGCATCGGCCCGTTCCGCTGGGCCGCCCTGTCCGGCGACCCGGAGGACATCTACCGGACCGACCAGCGGGTGAAGGAGCTGATCCCCGACGACCCGCACCTGCACAACTGGCTGGACATGGCGCGCGAGCGCATCGCCTTCCAGGGCCTGCCGGCACGGATCTGCTGGGTCGGCCTCGGCCAGCGGCACCGCCTGGGCCTGGCCTTCAACGAGATGGTGGCCAGGGGCGAGTTGAAGGCGCCGATCGTGATCGGCCGCGACCATCTCGACAGCGGCTCGGTCGCCAGCCCGAACCGCGAGACCGAGGCGATGCAGGACGGGTCGGATGCCGTGTCCGACTGGCCGCTGCTGAACGCCCTCCTCAACACCGCCTCGGGCGCCACCTGGGTCAGCCTGCATCATGGCGGCGGCGTCGGCATGGGCTACAGCCAGCATGCCGGCATGGTGATCGTCGCCGACGGCACGCCGGAGGCGGCGCGGCGACTGGAGCGGGTGTTGACCAACGACCCCGGAACCGGCGTCATGCGTCATGCCGATGCGGGCTACGACATCGCCCGCGACTGCGCCCGCGAGCAGGGCCTGAAGCTGCCGATGCTGGAGGATGATCATGGATGA
- a CDS encoding pyridoxamine 5'-phosphate oxidase family protein translates to MDDGIVHAEGIVRDQADLRSRYAEPSELVRNKVLDRIDRHARAFIGLSPFLVIATAGADGSTDASPRGDAPGFVTVADEKTLLIPDRRGNNLCDSLSNVVENPKVGLVFFVPGVNETLRVNGGAEITTDPAVLQPMAVDGKVPTSALRVTVDQIYFHCGKALIRSRLWDPAAQIERGSFPTLGKILADQIKGVDTAEADARLENSYRNHLY, encoded by the coding sequence ATGGATGACGGGATCGTTCACGCCGAAGGGATCGTCCGGGACCAGGCCGATCTGCGCAGCCGCTACGCCGAGCCGAGCGAGCTGGTCCGCAACAAAGTCCTGGACCGGATCGACCGGCACGCCCGCGCCTTCATCGGCCTGTCGCCCTTCCTGGTGATCGCGACGGCGGGGGCCGACGGCAGCACCGATGCCTCGCCCCGCGGCGACGCGCCCGGCTTCGTCACCGTGGCCGATGAGAAGACCCTGCTGATCCCCGACCGGCGCGGCAACAATCTGTGCGACAGCCTGTCGAACGTGGTCGAGAACCCGAAGGTCGGCCTCGTCTTCTTCGTCCCGGGCGTCAACGAGACGCTGCGGGTCAATGGCGGCGCCGAGATCACCACCGACCCAGCGGTGCTGCAACCGATGGCGGTCGACGGCAAGGTCCCGACATCGGCGCTGCGAGTCACGGTCGACCAGATCTACTTCCATTGCGGCAAGGCGCTGATCCGGTCCCGCCTGTGGGATCCGGCGGCGCAGATCGAACGCGGCAGCTTCCCGACGCTGGGCAAGATCCTGGCCGACCAGATCAAGGGCGTCGACACCGCCGAGGCCGATGCCCGGCTCGAAAACTCCTACCGGAACCATCTCTACTGA
- the hutH gene encoding histidine ammonia-lyase, giving the protein MADITFTAGRLALPQLRAITRTDAAVRLAPACRPEIEAGAAAVAAIVDENRTAYGVNTGFGKLAQTRIPTDRLQQLQTNLVLSHATGTGPLLDDAVVRLILALKLNGLARGRSGVRWVVIEALQALIDARAYPCIPAKGSVGASGDLAPLAHLSAALLGEGEIRLRGKRWPAADALRQIGLSPLTLAPKEGLALLNGTQVSTALALMGLFAAEEVFAAGLVAGAMSVDAARASDAPFDARIHEWRGQPGQIEVAAVLRGLLAGSAIRASHIENDDRVQDPYSLRCQPQVMGACLDQIRHAARILEIEANAVSDNPLVFPESGDVISGGNFHAEPVAFAADNLALAIAEIGAISERRIALLTDSNLSGLPPFLVADPGVNSGFMIAHVTAAALASENKSLAHPSSVDSLPTSANQEDHVSMATHAGRRLAEMAENTAAIVGVELLAAAQGIDFLRPLRSAERIEAAMTAVRARVKAWDSDRYFAPDIEAAKALVRAGSFLPYAPGLLPSTLEAA; this is encoded by the coding sequence ATGGCCGACATCACCTTCACCGCCGGCCGCCTGGCGCTGCCGCAGCTCCGCGCCATCACCCGCACCGACGCCGCCGTTCGGCTCGCCCCCGCCTGCCGGCCGGAGATCGAGGCCGGGGCCGCCGCCGTCGCCGCGATCGTCGACGAGAACCGCACCGCCTACGGCGTCAACACCGGCTTCGGCAAGCTGGCCCAGACCCGGATCCCGACCGACCGGCTGCAGCAGTTGCAGACCAACCTGGTGCTGTCGCACGCCACCGGCACCGGCCCGCTGCTGGACGATGCCGTGGTCCGGCTGATCCTGGCGCTCAAGCTCAACGGCCTGGCCCGCGGCCGCTCCGGCGTGCGCTGGGTGGTGATCGAGGCGCTTCAGGCCCTGATCGACGCCCGCGCCTATCCCTGCATCCCGGCCAAAGGCTCGGTCGGCGCCTCGGGCGACCTCGCCCCCCTCGCCCATCTCTCGGCCGCACTGCTCGGCGAGGGCGAGATCCGGCTGCGCGGCAAGCGCTGGCCGGCCGCCGACGCGCTGCGCCAGATCGGCCTGTCGCCGCTGACCCTGGCGCCGAAGGAGGGCCTGGCGCTGCTGAACGGCACCCAGGTCTCCACCGCCCTGGCCCTCATGGGCCTGTTCGCGGCGGAGGAGGTGTTCGCCGCCGGCCTCGTCGCGGGCGCCATGTCGGTCGACGCCGCCCGCGCCTCCGATGCGCCCTTCGACGCCCGCATTCACGAATGGCGCGGTCAGCCGGGCCAGATCGAGGTGGCGGCGGTGCTGCGCGGCCTGCTGGCGGGCAGCGCCATTCGCGCCTCGCATATCGAGAACGACGACCGGGTGCAGGACCCCTACTCCCTTCGCTGCCAGCCGCAGGTCATGGGCGCCTGCCTCGACCAGATCCGCCACGCGGCGCGGATCCTGGAGATCGAGGCCAACGCCGTCTCCGACAACCCGCTGGTGTTCCCGGAGTCGGGCGACGTCATCTCCGGCGGCAACTTCCATGCCGAGCCGGTGGCCTTCGCCGCCGACAACCTGGCGCTGGCGATCGCCGAGATCGGGGCGATCTCGGAGCGGCGCATCGCCCTCCTCACCGACTCCAACCTCTCCGGCCTGCCGCCCTTCCTGGTGGCCGATCCGGGCGTCAACTCCGGCTTCATGATCGCCCATGTCACCGCGGCCGCCCTGGCCAGCGAGAACAAGAGCCTGGCGCATCCCAGCTCGGTCGACAGCCTGCCGACCTCGGCCAACCAGGAGGATCATGTGTCGATGGCGACCCATGCCGGGCGCCGCTTGGCCGAGATGGCCGAGAACACCGCGGCGATTGTCGGCGTCGAGCTGCTGGCCGCGGCCCAGGGCATCGACTTCCTCCGCCCCCTGCGCAGCGCCGAGCGGATCGAGGCGGCGATGACGGCGGTCCGGGCCCGGGTGAAGGCCTGGGATTCCGATCGCTACTTCGCCCCGGACATTGAGGCCGCCAAGGCCCTGGTCCGGGCCGGCAGCTTCCTGCCCTATGCGCCCGGCCTGCTGCCGAGCACCTTGGAGGCCGCGTGA